One Natrinema halophilum genomic window carries:
- a CDS encoding cobalt-factor II C(20)-methyltransferase gives MTLYGVGLGPGEADLVTVRGKVTLENCEVVYSPGRLSRTVALEHVDESKIGDLDFPMTKDEEKLRAAWKEAASEIAPNARDGDVAFVTLGDPNVYSTFGHLRRTIDAFHPDVDLEIVPGVSAVTAFATALGVEIEAGAGLSLREAAGGHSPTGPDRMILFKVTDTPATHEGLVEAGYDVTYGRRLFMEHGQTIVTNDPQVVDERDYYTLAYAEKADLEVEQATAAFTRDDADESDTSSEEDSTTSDELVADGGELIDLERAEGCAHGDCGGHR, from the coding sequence ATGACGCTCTACGGCGTCGGACTTGGTCCCGGTGAGGCCGACCTCGTGACCGTCCGTGGGAAGGTGACCCTCGAGAATTGCGAGGTGGTCTACTCGCCGGGTCGGCTCTCGCGGACCGTCGCGCTCGAGCACGTCGACGAATCGAAGATCGGCGACCTCGATTTTCCGATGACGAAAGACGAGGAGAAGCTGCGGGCAGCGTGGAAGGAGGCTGCGTCGGAGATTGCCCCAAACGCGCGCGACGGGGACGTCGCCTTCGTCACGCTTGGCGACCCCAACGTCTACTCGACGTTCGGTCACCTGCGCCGAACGATCGACGCGTTCCATCCCGACGTCGACCTCGAGATCGTTCCCGGCGTGAGCGCGGTGACCGCGTTCGCGACCGCGCTGGGAGTCGAAATCGAAGCCGGTGCGGGTCTCTCGTTGCGGGAGGCCGCAGGCGGCCACAGTCCGACGGGGCCTGACCGGATGATCCTGTTTAAAGTCACCGACACGCCGGCGACCCACGAAGGCCTCGTCGAGGCCGGCTACGACGTGACCTACGGCCGCCGGCTCTTCATGGAGCACGGTCAAACGATCGTCACGAACGACCCCCAAGTGGTCGACGAACGAGACTATTACACGCTCGCCTACGCCGAGAAGGCGGACCTCGAGGTCGAACAGGCGACAGCCGCGTTCACGCGGGACGACGCCGACGAGTCCGACACCTCAAGCGAGGAGGATTCGACGACCAGCGACGAGCTGGTCGCGGACGGCGGCGAACTGATCGATCTCGAGCGCGCCGAAGGCTGCGCACACGGCGACTGTGGAGGCCACCGATGA
- a CDS encoding CbiX/SirB N-terminal domain-containing protein, with product MSTHDEPMPAATEFDDEAVLLVGHGSRREKSNEQVRELAANLESRLEIPVDAAFLELAEPAIDDAIAGLAPVTSRVIVVHCSLFAASHVKNDVPMAIEQARAEHDLEIDTGAHLGVHPAILDLMDDRAAAVEHDLSVDRENDDVAVVLCGRGSSDPDANGDVHKLARLLFEGRAFDRVEATFIGVTEPTLEDTLHGLSKHRPDAVVVLPYMLGDGVLTQRVRDRTAEFDADYPYVDASAGGPLGTDSRLLDVFADRWQEARTKSVEMSCDTCKYKVDLEGYEEDVGGARAMLRALAHQEAHADRADVDDEPHSHDAPGKHVAVCTNRTCAEMGSPAVLERLRQATRDSDYCDARITRSSCLGRCGDGPMVAVYPDGIWYGDVASGDAERIVANHLERNRIVSDLVDQTL from the coding sequence ATGAGCACACACGACGAACCCATGCCCGCGGCGACCGAATTCGACGACGAGGCCGTTCTCCTGGTAGGACACGGCTCCCGACGCGAGAAATCCAACGAACAGGTCCGCGAACTGGCCGCCAACCTCGAGTCGCGACTCGAGATTCCGGTCGACGCCGCGTTCCTCGAACTCGCAGAGCCCGCTATCGACGACGCCATAGCCGGACTCGCACCCGTCACGTCGCGGGTAATCGTCGTCCACTGCTCGTTGTTCGCCGCGAGCCACGTGAAAAACGACGTGCCGATGGCGATCGAGCAGGCCCGTGCAGAACACGACCTCGAGATCGACACCGGTGCCCACTTGGGGGTTCATCCCGCGATCCTCGATCTGATGGACGATCGGGCGGCCGCGGTCGAACACGACCTGAGTGTCGACCGCGAGAACGACGACGTTGCCGTCGTCCTCTGTGGGCGGGGCTCGAGCGATCCGGACGCGAACGGAGACGTTCACAAACTCGCCCGACTGCTATTCGAAGGCCGGGCGTTCGACCGCGTCGAGGCGACGTTCATCGGGGTCACGGAGCCGACGCTCGAGGATACGCTTCACGGACTTTCGAAGCACCGTCCGGACGCGGTCGTCGTCCTCCCCTATATGCTCGGCGACGGCGTCCTCACGCAGCGAGTCCGCGATCGGACGGCGGAGTTCGACGCGGACTACCCATACGTGGATGCGTCAGCCGGTGGTCCGCTTGGGACCGATTCTCGGTTACTGGACGTCTTCGCCGACCGCTGGCAGGAAGCCCGCACCAAGAGCGTCGAAATGTCCTGTGATACGTGCAAGTACAAGGTCGACCTCGAAGGCTACGAGGAGGACGTCGGCGGCGCGCGAGCCATGCTCCGGGCGCTCGCTCACCAGGAGGCTCACGCTGATCGAGCGGACGTCGACGACGAACCGCACAGCCACGATGCGCCCGGAAAACACGTCGCAGTGTGTACGAATCGAACTTGTGCCGAGATGGGGTCACCCGCTGTTCTCGAGCGCTTGCGGCAAGCGACCCGGGATTCCGATTACTGCGACGCCCGCATTACGCGATCGTCCTGTCTGGGACGCTGCGGCGACGGTCCTATGGTTGCGGTGTACCCGGACGGGATCTGGTACGGCGACGTCGCCAGCGGGGATGCCGAACGGATCGTCGCCAACCACCTGGAGCGAAACCGCATCGTCAGCGACCTCGTCGATCAGACGCTGTAG
- the cobJ gene encoding precorrin-3B C(17)-methyltransferase, which produces MSTDTNADAESTSKCGASWGGESNEASTDSSSSNCGASSTDDSSSSACGASSSSSSSSSSGSQCGASSSGDSSNEQEVGATVDDFDSEPGELIAVGLGPGHPEGMTDRAKTALLEADHIVGYTTYIELIPDEITEQADEIYDTPMCGEVSRTEESIDRALAGNDVAIVGSGDPNVYALAGLALEILESKGATASMVDFDVVPGVPAAQSCAARLGAPLVNDTVSVSLSDHLVPMPEIESRLHSVASENFTITIYNPWSRKRRENFEKCCEILLAHRGPDTPVGIVHGAGREDEQVMITELSELEGLGESEIIDMTTTIVIGTEDTYVWDDRMVTPRGYETKYDY; this is translated from the coding sequence ATGAGTACTGATACCAACGCAGACGCGGAATCGACTTCAAAATGCGGTGCCTCCTGGGGCGGCGAGAGCAACGAGGCCAGCACCGATAGCTCGAGTTCGAACTGCGGAGCCTCGAGTACGGACGATTCGAGTAGCTCCGCGTGCGGAGCCTCCTCGAGTTCGAGTTCCTCGTCCTCGAGCGGGTCACAGTGCGGGGCCTCGAGTTCCGGCGACAGTTCGAACGAACAGGAAGTCGGCGCGACGGTCGACGACTTCGACTCGGAGCCGGGCGAGTTGATCGCCGTCGGCCTCGGACCCGGCCATCCGGAGGGAATGACCGACCGCGCGAAGACCGCATTGCTCGAGGCGGATCACATCGTCGGCTACACGACGTACATCGAGCTGATTCCGGACGAGATCACGGAGCAAGCGGACGAGATCTACGACACGCCGATGTGCGGCGAAGTTTCCCGGACCGAAGAGTCGATCGACCGCGCGCTCGCGGGCAACGACGTCGCGATCGTCGGCAGCGGCGATCCCAACGTCTACGCCCTCGCAGGGCTGGCACTCGAGATACTGGAGTCCAAAGGTGCGACGGCGTCGATGGTCGACTTCGACGTCGTCCCCGGCGTTCCGGCGGCCCAGTCCTGTGCGGCCCGACTGGGTGCACCGCTCGTCAACGACACCGTCTCGGTCTCGCTGTCGGACCACCTCGTGCCGATGCCAGAGATCGAATCGCGGCTGCACTCCGTGGCCAGCGAGAACTTCACGATCACGATCTACAACCCGTGGAGCCGTAAGCGTCGGGAGAATTTCGAGAAGTGCTGTGAGATCCTCCTCGCACATCGCGGCCCCGATACGCCGGTCGGCATCGTCCACGGCGCCGGCCGCGAGGACGAGCAGGTGATGATAACCGAACTGAGCGAACTCGAGGGACTGGGGGAAAGCGAGATCATCGACATGACGACGACCATCGTCATCGGCACCGAGGACACCTACGTCTGGGACGACCGGATGGTGACGCCGCGGGGCTACGAGACGAAGTACGACTACTGA
- a CDS encoding histidine kinase N-terminal 7TM domain-containing protein, with protein sequence MSVQFTLYSLPYYLSSVCSVIVAAYAVQQGRKHGFDRTVRSFVAMQVMALFWVFCVALDFSVTDRWLKLAISAIRYSGAFVPVFFLLFALAFVGRDRFFSPRYVVALSIVPAVGTVLAVTNWYHGLMWSVQPLVEHNGAMFLQREFTSLFNVTVLYGTVLGLLGSGVLLKQALTSQQLYRRQAIAVASGTLVAVGITVVWLAVGSPVEFNIPSTPLAFSISGVLYGYAIFRFRFLDIAPVARDTVIDNMRDGYLVVDPSGRIVDINDAGQELLDRTDGDVIGDELATLLPSEDEMLDERTNEARIERELAVETACGDQRFLVAHCSDLTKPDRDRPLGQLVILRDITNRRRVQKRYQALIEHSSDLTVVLDEEGTIIYASPSAKSITGVSAETIIGRKTLDLVHPDDAETLTERFEEILADPDQNVRFEYRLRHIDGSWHTMEGVARNLLGNPYVEGIVVNARDITARKERERELRRTNEQLEQFANIVSHDLRNPLTVAQGHLRLYQETGDTESLETIEQSHERMETIIEDVLTLAQQGKSIGETEHVDLASAARDAWEHVQTNDADLIVDSSVTITADRDRLLQLLENCFRNAVEHAGTDVTVTVGVDDQSFFVADDGPGIPEENRDDALEPGYTTGEMGTGFGLSIVSQIAEAHGWIVEIETSSTGGAQFTFRGETFDDLFKSVSEGQKSR encoded by the coding sequence ATGTCCGTTCAATTCACCCTGTATTCACTTCCGTACTATCTCTCGAGTGTCTGTTCGGTCATCGTCGCAGCGTACGCGGTTCAGCAGGGGCGGAAACACGGGTTCGATCGGACCGTACGGTCCTTCGTTGCGATGCAGGTGATGGCCCTGTTTTGGGTGTTCTGCGTTGCACTCGATTTTTCGGTTACCGATCGCTGGCTCAAACTCGCGATCAGCGCCATCCGGTATTCCGGGGCGTTCGTTCCGGTCTTTTTCTTGCTGTTTGCGCTCGCGTTTGTTGGTCGTGATCGGTTCTTCTCTCCCCGGTACGTCGTCGCCTTGTCGATCGTGCCAGCCGTCGGTACCGTTCTCGCGGTAACGAACTGGTATCACGGGCTCATGTGGAGCGTGCAACCACTTGTCGAACATAACGGCGCGATGTTCTTACAACGGGAATTCACCTCGCTGTTCAACGTGACGGTCTTGTACGGGACCGTCCTCGGACTGCTCGGGAGCGGTGTTTTGCTGAAGCAGGCGCTCACCTCGCAACAACTGTACCGCCGACAGGCGATAGCGGTGGCCAGCGGGACGCTCGTCGCCGTCGGCATTACGGTGGTGTGGCTCGCCGTCGGATCGCCGGTCGAATTTAACATTCCATCGACACCGCTCGCGTTTTCGATCAGCGGGGTGCTGTACGGGTACGCGATCTTCCGGTTTCGGTTCCTCGACATCGCTCCCGTCGCCCGGGACACGGTCATCGACAACATGCGAGACGGCTATCTCGTGGTCGATCCCAGCGGCCGAATCGTGGACATCAACGACGCGGGACAGGAACTCCTCGACCGGACCGACGGCGACGTGATCGGAGACGAACTCGCGACCCTTCTCCCGAGCGAGGACGAAATGCTCGACGAACGCACTAACGAGGCTCGGATCGAGCGCGAACTGGCCGTCGAAACGGCCTGCGGTGACCAGCGGTTTCTCGTCGCACACTGCTCCGATCTCACGAAGCCCGACCGTGATCGTCCGCTCGGCCAGTTGGTGATCCTCCGGGACATCACTAACCGTCGACGCGTCCAGAAGCGATATCAGGCGCTTATCGAACACTCGTCCGACCTCACCGTCGTCCTCGACGAAGAGGGAACCATCATCTATGCGAGTCCATCAGCAAAATCGATAACCGGCGTCTCTGCGGAGACGATTATCGGACGGAAGACCCTGGACCTCGTTCATCCTGACGACGCCGAAACGCTGACCGAGCGATTCGAGGAGATTCTGGCGGACCCGGATCAGAACGTTCGATTCGAGTATCGGCTGCGCCATATCGACGGCTCATGGCACACGATGGAAGGCGTCGCTCGCAATCTCCTCGGAAACCCGTACGTCGAGGGTATCGTCGTCAACGCACGGGACATCACGGCACGGAAGGAACGCGAGCGCGAACTACGACGCACCAACGAACAACTCGAACAATTCGCGAACATCGTCTCACACGACCTCCGAAATCCGCTCACCGTCGCTCAGGGGCACCTCCGTCTGTACCAGGAGACCGGTGACACGGAGTCCCTCGAGACGATCGAGCAGTCCCATGAACGGATGGAGACGATCATCGAAGACGTGCTGACGCTCGCACAGCAGGGCAAATCGATCGGCGAAACCGAGCACGTCGATCTCGCGTCGGCCGCCAGGGACGCATGGGAGCACGTACAGACGAACGACGCCGACCTGATCGTCGACTCGAGCGTCACGATCACGGCCGATCGCGATCGGCTGCTCCAGTTGCTCGAAAACTGTTTCCGGAACGCGGTCGAACACGCGGGCACCGACGTGACTGTCACGGTTGGCGTGGACGATCAGTCCTTTTTCGTCGCAGACGACGGGCCTGGGATACCCGAGGAGAACCGGGATGACGCGCTCGAACCAGGGTATACGACCGGCGAGATGGGGACGGGGTTTGGCCTGTCGATCGTCTCGCAAATCGCGGAGGCACACGGCTGGATCGTCGAGATAGAAACGAGTTCGACCGGAGGGGCGCAGTTTACGTTCCGCGGCGAAACGTTCGACGACCTTTTCAAATCCGTATCCGAGGGACAGAAGTCCCGGTGA
- a CDS encoding cobalt-precorrin-4/precorrin-4 C(11)-methyltransferase produces MTEDTSNGETPVTTDGGGPQDAIDAQGERRREELDDRIFDHSAGDEQEGVPFVGAGPGDPRLLTVAGKELLEDADLVVHAGSLVNSELLDEYCSHAELVNSVGKDLEELIPLMRDAYENGDDVVRLHSGDPAIYGAALEQMDALEHEGVPTYFVPGVTSAFAASATLRTQLTLNEVSNHVAFTRPQGKTLTPEEDHISDFVGMGDVTTCIYLGTHAVRDTMNRLLEDGHDPETAVAVIYHASWPDEDVIIGSIGDIAEQVEEAGYRASALVVIGDAVTGAGYERSFLYGDWANRGPDSSDANESETHAGDD; encoded by the coding sequence ATGACCGAGGACACATCGAACGGCGAGACACCCGTCACGACGGACGGAGGCGGCCCCCAGGACGCGATCGACGCGCAGGGCGAGCGACGTCGCGAGGAACTGGACGACCGAATATTCGACCACAGCGCCGGCGACGAGCAGGAAGGGGTCCCCTTCGTCGGTGCTGGCCCAGGCGACCCCCGCCTGCTGACCGTTGCGGGCAAGGAATTGCTCGAAGACGCCGACCTCGTCGTCCACGCGGGGTCGCTGGTCAACAGCGAGTTGCTGGACGAGTACTGCAGCCACGCCGAACTGGTAAACTCCGTGGGGAAAGACCTCGAGGAATTGATTCCGCTGATGAGAGACGCCTACGAGAATGGCGACGACGTCGTCCGACTCCACAGCGGCGATCCAGCGATATACGGGGCGGCACTCGAGCAGATGGACGCGCTAGAACACGAGGGCGTCCCGACGTACTTCGTTCCCGGGGTCACATCGGCCTTCGCGGCCAGCGCGACGCTGCGGACGCAGCTGACGTTAAACGAGGTTTCGAATCACGTCGCCTTCACCCGGCCACAGGGGAAGACCCTGACGCCGGAGGAAGATCACATCTCAGACTTCGTCGGAATGGGTGACGTGACGACCTGCATCTACCTCGGGACCCACGCCGTCCGGGATACGATGAACCGGCTGCTCGAGGACGGCCACGACCCCGAGACAGCGGTTGCGGTGATCTATCACGCGTCCTGGCCGGACGAAGACGTGATTATCGGCTCGATCGGCGATATCGCCGAGCAGGTCGAGGAGGCGGGATATCGGGCATCGGCGCTGGTCGTCATCGGCGACGCCGTGACGGGAGCGGGCTACGAGCGGTCGTTCCTCTACGGCGATTGGGCGAACCGCGGCCCCGACTCGAGCGACGCGAACGAATCGGAAACGCACGCAGGAGACGACTAA
- a CDS encoding ferredoxin, which yields MPRYEVTIEKGACDGIFACLTRDPRFVEGEDGLATIDPGADPVYDCEGEVTDDEDRVVATFDDDRIEEAQQAAAACPTDAIVVEEVRE from the coding sequence ATGCCACGATACGAAGTCACCATCGAGAAAGGAGCCTGCGACGGCATCTTCGCCTGTCTGACCCGCGATCCGCGGTTCGTCGAGGGCGAGGACGGCCTCGCGACGATCGACCCCGGCGCGGACCCGGTGTACGATTGCGAGGGCGAGGTCACCGATGACGAGGACCGCGTCGTCGCGACGTTCGACGACGACCGCATAGAAGAAGCCCAGCAGGCCGCCGCGGCGTGCCCGACGGACGCGATCGTCGTCGAGGAGGTGCGCGAATGA
- the cbiG gene encoding cobalt-precorrin 5A hydrolase, translating into MSTDNADNANDDAGSDSGGAHCSTADSDGEVAEEIGIISFGRKMDTAEEIKDEIGDRYETVDVIEYHGDVFEEHWGEYDCFIGLMASGIAMRKTAHLLDDKWEDPAICVVDEELTWTIPITGGHHGANQVAQDLATMGAVPAMTTASEAAGKQGVESRAKAMDAHVVNGDSTVKTNLAVLDDDLGPVARLDGPRAVLVGDDVTVLKRNEDDGVVLGTGSVSGASKASFLAAWEEALAQTDYGFEDVEFVATATRKEDEEGLLAAAQELDLGVVAFEKETLLEHEGPSPSKSKELIGWPGISEASSIAGGRNQELILRKLSYENEVTVAIGR; encoded by the coding sequence ATGAGTACGGATAACGCTGACAACGCGAACGACGATGCTGGATCGGACTCCGGCGGCGCACACTGTTCGACGGCGGACAGCGACGGCGAAGTCGCCGAGGAGATCGGGATTATCTCCTTCGGTCGGAAGATGGACACCGCCGAGGAGATCAAGGATGAAATCGGCGATCGCTACGAGACGGTCGACGTCATCGAGTACCACGGCGACGTCTTCGAGGAGCACTGGGGCGAGTACGATTGTTTCATCGGCCTGATGGCCTCCGGGATCGCGATGCGAAAGACGGCCCACTTGCTCGATGACAAGTGGGAGGACCCGGCGATCTGCGTCGTCGACGAGGAATTAACGTGGACGATCCCGATCACCGGCGGTCACCACGGTGCGAATCAGGTCGCACAGGATCTCGCAACGATGGGTGCCGTCCCGGCCATGACCACCGCGAGTGAGGCGGCCGGCAAGCAGGGCGTCGAATCCCGAGCGAAAGCGATGGACGCCCACGTCGTTAACGGCGACTCGACGGTCAAAACGAATCTTGCCGTCCTCGACGACGACCTCGGTCCCGTCGCTCGACTCGACGGGCCGCGTGCGGTACTGGTCGGTGACGACGTGACGGTACTGAAGCGAAACGAAGACGACGGAGTCGTCCTCGGCACAGGTAGCGTCTCCGGCGCGAGCAAAGCGTCGTTCCTCGCCGCCTGGGAGGAAGCGCTCGCACAGACCGACTATGGATTCGAAGACGTCGAGTTCGTCGCCACCGCGACCCGGAAGGAAGACGAAGAAGGGTTGCTCGCGGCCGCCCAGGAACTCGACCTCGGTGTGGTCGCATTCGAGAAAGAGACGTTGCTCGAGCATGAGGGGCCCTCCCCCTCTAAATCGAAAGAATTGATCGGCTGGCCGGGCATCTCCGAAGCGTCGTCGATTGCCGGCGGGCGCAACCAGGAACTGATTCTCCGGAAACTGAGCTACGAAAACGAGGTTACGGTGGCGATCGGTCGGTAG
- a CDS encoding DUF3209 family protein: MSCYEIEALRLGLMNVLDVGDESARNHAANELEGHRDGPIEGLAEADTLTEIQRHLDAALVDLEEVVATMDRDDPEFDYTRGRLLAVRDAERAVQRLSAQGESIVDGLGDAHDTLHETFPVEE; the protein is encoded by the coding sequence ATGAGCTGTTACGAAATCGAAGCATTGCGACTCGGACTGATGAATGTCCTCGATGTCGGGGACGAGAGTGCCCGCAACCACGCGGCGAACGAACTCGAGGGCCATCGAGATGGCCCTATCGAAGGCCTCGCGGAGGCCGACACCCTCACGGAGATCCAGCGGCATCTCGATGCGGCGCTGGTCGATCTCGAAGAGGTGGTCGCAACGATGGATCGCGACGACCCCGAGTTCGATTATACCCGGGGTCGACTGCTGGCGGTTCGTGACGCCGAACGAGCGGTCCAGCGACTGAGCGCTCAGGGAGAGAGTATCGTCGACGGCCTCGGCGATGCGCACGATACCCTCCACGAGACGTTCCCGGTCGAAGAATAA
- a CDS encoding cobalamin biosynthesis protein, translating to MSDAESATGFEVPSDPLAGHAATAYFWGHVAGSGDVTDDSIEVVTNDEESAHVLASIAGGNLEHDTTTRDYAHDTSITRTEDEYTLSIGCDGGESGEKEDGDLLGRSGALGLPVDSRGNYRFGAFSNYDRELLRGLLEGCGTICFKSKSGTVGISFVHDDRELLELARNLIAECPIETPVGDLSEASSGGYWFSVDDGAAPAFGTWLYENCEETGLFAPSRRRKLEKSLEQASAYGGDEA from the coding sequence ATGAGCGACGCGGAATCCGCAACCGGGTTCGAGGTTCCATCCGATCCGCTCGCCGGCCACGCTGCGACGGCGTACTTCTGGGGCCACGTCGCCGGGAGCGGCGACGTGACTGACGACAGCATCGAGGTCGTCACCAACGACGAGGAGTCGGCGCACGTGCTCGCCTCGATCGCCGGGGGCAATCTCGAGCACGACACAACCACTCGCGACTACGCCCACGACACGTCCATTACGCGAACCGAAGACGAGTATACGCTCTCGATCGGCTGTGACGGGGGCGAAAGCGGCGAAAAAGAGGATGGCGATCTGCTCGGTCGCAGCGGCGCGCTCGGCCTCCCCGTCGACAGCCGCGGCAACTACCGCTTCGGCGCGTTCTCGAATTACGACCGGGAACTGCTCCGGGGACTGCTCGAGGGCTGTGGCACGATCTGCTTCAAATCGAAGAGCGGCACCGTGGGCATCTCCTTCGTCCACGACGACCGCGAACTGCTCGAGCTTGCACGGAACCTGATCGCCGAGTGTCCGATCGAGACCCCCGTCGGCGACCTGTCCGAAGCCTCCTCGGGCGGCTACTGGTTCAGCGTCGACGACGGCGCCGCACCGGCATTCGGAACGTGGCTCTACGAGAACTGCGAGGAAACGGGACTGTTCGCGCCGAGTCGTCGTCGGAAACTCGAGAAGAGTCTCGAGCAGGCGTCGGCGTACGGCGGCGACGAGGCATAG
- the cbiT gene encoding precorrin-6Y C5,15-methyltransferase (decarboxylating) subunit CbiT: MPPIALPHDAKAGPTKSEVRAVVRSKLALEPDDHFAEVGSCTGAVTIEAAQRAGRVTALERKSERLETTTKNLAANEESVRADIELRNAEAPEGLPDDADALFLGGSRNFGAVLDHAVETGIDRIVMNVSRLEVAGKATEAFRKRDLLEEVVQFQVSHGYELAGATSFDSDNPVYMLVGSATAKGDDADGETGVADGGTATGGAKR, from the coding sequence ATGCCACCCATCGCGCTTCCACACGACGCGAAGGCCGGACCGACCAAGTCCGAGGTCCGGGCCGTCGTTCGCTCGAAGCTCGCGCTCGAGCCGGACGACCACTTCGCGGAGGTCGGCTCCTGTACGGGGGCCGTCACGATCGAAGCCGCACAGCGAGCCGGGCGGGTGACCGCCCTCGAGCGGAAGTCCGAACGGCTCGAGACGACGACGAAGAATCTCGCCGCGAACGAGGAGTCGGTCCGTGCCGATATCGAACTCCGCAACGCGGAAGCACCCGAGGGGCTTCCTGACGACGCAGACGCGCTCTTTCTGGGCGGGAGTCGCAACTTCGGGGCCGTTCTCGACCACGCCGTCGAAACAGGAATCGACCGAATCGTCATGAACGTGTCTCGGCTCGAGGTCGCCGGCAAAGCGACTGAAGCATTCCGGAAGCGCGACCTACTCGAAGAGGTCGTCCAGTTCCAGGTGAGTCACGGCTACGAACTCGCCGGCGCGACGAGTTTCGACTCGGACAATCCGGTGTACATGCTGGTCGGAAGCGCGACTGCGAAAGGAGACGACGCCGACGGAGAGACGGGCGTCGCGGATGGTGGAACGGCGACCGGAGGTGCAAAGCGATGA
- a CDS encoding precorrin-3B C(17)-methyltransferase translates to MTGPTENQADREADGTLYVVGIGPGLPDHMTKRATEVIESADVIIASSLYQEFLRADGTIPAAERTDEDGIATREDGFEQEIVRSTMGRQVELARAAFDYVREGKDVAHVSGGDPSVYGKSDLIFRMAEEDDATDVSIEIVPGLTAALGGSANVGAPLCNDFCTVSLSDKWRGWDEIEEKLRAAAISGFVIVLYNCWRNYEQAVDIVREERIDDAYVAIVNDAGREDAGRNGESHYITTLGEAADHDDKVSGMGTSLIIGNHETETWRSDDRTYLVTPRGGRDIDDF, encoded by the coding sequence GTGACGGGCCCCACCGAGAACCAGGCCGATAGGGAGGCCGACGGAACACTTTACGTCGTCGGCATCGGGCCCGGCCTCCCGGACCACATGACGAAGCGGGCAACGGAGGTCATCGAATCCGCCGACGTGATCATCGCCTCGAGTCTGTATCAGGAGTTCCTGCGCGCCGACGGAACGATCCCCGCGGCGGAGCGCACGGACGAAGACGGAATCGCCACCCGGGAGGACGGGTTCGAACAGGAAATCGTTCGCTCGACGATGGGGCGACAGGTCGAACTCGCACGCGCGGCGTTCGACTACGTCCGCGAGGGCAAGGACGTGGCCCACGTCTCCGGGGGCGATCCGTCGGTCTACGGCAAGTCGGACCTCATTTTCAGGATGGCCGAGGAAGACGACGCCACGGACGTCTCGATTGAGATCGTTCCCGGTCTGACGGCAGCACTGGGCGGATCGGCGAACGTCGGCGCACCGCTTTGCAACGATTTCTGTACGGTCTCGCTGTCGGACAAGTGGCGCGGCTGGGATGAAATCGAGGAAAAGCTTCGGGCGGCTGCGATTTCGGGCTTCGTGATCGTCCTCTACAACTGCTGGCGTAATTACGAGCAAGCCGTCGATATCGTCCGCGAGGAGCGGATCGACGACGCCTACGTAGCTATCGTCAACGACGCCGGTCGGGAAGACGCCGGCCGCAACGGCGAGAGCCACTACATTACGACGCTCGGCGAGGCCGCCGACCACGACGACAAGGTGTCCGGGATGGGCACCTCGCTGATCATCGGCAATCACGAAACGGAGACCTGGCGCAGCGACGACCGAACGTACCTCGTCACCCCGCGCGGCGGGCGTGACATCGACGACTTCTAG